One genomic region from Halorussus rarus encodes:
- a CDS encoding MBL fold metallo-hydrolase — protein sequence MEVTYLESAAVLVEDEDTKILCDPWLVDGAYYGSWAHYPEPDFEPEDFNDVDYIYISHIHPDHFDPTTLKRMDSDIPVLVHDYRWDYLKDAIEGLGFEVTELPHGERTHLQDGMYINILAADGCDPELCGNFFGCSWYDEEADETGSTQVDSMAVIDNGEFTLVNTNDCPYPIAESSCRKIKDEYGHVDMLCHQYSAAQFYPQAVTNYTHEEKLRERDRVIQEKHELALNFLDLFEPDYYMPFAGEYVLAGDLADLNEYTANPPREKAKAFFEAHAPDDSECVFLNSGEHVDLATGEKSAPFEPVDQEEKREYVENVLAEREFDYEADPTPTLGELRAYVPAAYRNLEDKREQIGYSTDTAVLLPLVGGVTLELSMDGSGYRFLADADTDDYDAWVKLEVDPRLLKRLFEGPHSAYWADAKIGSHVGISKEPDIYERGLYNCLGSFHAHGREVTETDSTRVVTPGKGSDAAPIAGEDAPPTADEDGTTACADCGESVSVDSERHVRRSGSDAEGRTVRDGGEVALCIDCGVATLNGDLAAGDEAHSAAGGEPTGSGGE from the coding sequence ATGGAAGTCACGTATCTCGAATCGGCCGCCGTCCTGGTCGAGGACGAAGACACCAAGATACTCTGCGACCCGTGGCTCGTCGACGGGGCCTACTACGGCTCGTGGGCCCACTACCCCGAACCCGACTTCGAGCCGGAAGATTTCAACGATGTGGACTACATCTACATCTCCCACATCCACCCCGACCACTTCGACCCTACCACGCTAAAGCGGATGGACTCGGACATCCCGGTGCTCGTCCACGACTACCGGTGGGACTACCTGAAGGACGCCATCGAAGGGCTCGGCTTCGAGGTGACCGAACTCCCCCACGGCGAGCGCACCCACCTCCAGGACGGAATGTACATCAACATCCTGGCGGCCGACGGCTGCGACCCCGAGCTCTGCGGCAACTTCTTCGGCTGCTCGTGGTACGACGAGGAGGCCGACGAGACCGGGTCGACCCAGGTCGACTCGATGGCGGTCATCGACAACGGCGAGTTCACGCTGGTCAACACCAACGACTGCCCGTACCCCATCGCCGAATCGAGCTGTCGCAAGATAAAGGACGAGTACGGCCACGTCGACATGCTGTGTCACCAGTACAGCGCGGCCCAGTTCTACCCGCAGGCCGTCACCAACTACACTCACGAGGAGAAGCTGCGGGAGCGCGACCGCGTGATCCAGGAGAAGCACGAGCTCGCGCTCAACTTCCTCGACCTCTTCGAGCCCGACTACTACATGCCGTTCGCGGGCGAGTACGTGCTGGCCGGCGACCTCGCCGACCTCAACGAGTACACCGCGAACCCGCCGCGAGAGAAGGCCAAGGCGTTCTTCGAGGCCCACGCCCCCGACGACTCGGAGTGCGTCTTCCTCAACTCCGGCGAGCACGTCGACCTCGCCACCGGCGAGAAGTCGGCGCCCTTCGAGCCTGTCGACCAGGAGGAGAAGCGCGAGTACGTCGAGAACGTCCTCGCCGAGCGGGAGTTCGACTACGAGGCCGACCCGACGCCGACGCTGGGCGAGCTCCGGGCGTACGTACCGGCGGCGTACCGGAACCTGGAGGACAAGCGCGAGCAGATCGGCTACAGCACCGACACCGCGGTGTTGCTGCCGCTGGTCGGGGGCGTCACCCTCGAGCTCTCGATGGACGGGAGCGGCTACCGCTTCCTCGCCGACGCCGACACCGACGACTACGACGCGTGGGTGAAGCTCGAGGTCGACCCCCGGCTGCTGAAGCGGCTGTTCGAGGGGCCCCACAGCGCCTACTGGGCCGACGCGAAGATCGGCTCGCACGTCGGCATCAGCAAGGAGCCCGACATCTACGAACGGGGGCTCTACAACTGCCTCGGGTCGTTCCACGCCCACGGCCGCGAGGTGACGGAGACCGACTCGACCCGGGTGGTGACCCCCGGGAAGGGGTCCGACGCCGCCCCGATCGCGGGCGAGGATGCGCCCCCGACCGCGGACGAAGACGGAACGACCGCCTGCGCGGACTGCGGGGAGTCGGTGTCGGTCGACTCCGAGCGCCACGTCCGGCGGTCGGGGTCGGACGCCGAGGGCCGGACCGTCCGGGACGGCGGCGAGGTGGCGCTCTGCATCGACTGCGGCGTCGCGACGCTCAACGGCGACCTCGCAGCGGGCGACGAGGCCCACTCGGCCGCGGGCGGCGAGCCGACCGGGTCCGGCGGCGAGTAG
- a CDS encoding YcaO-like family protein, whose product MSTPTVGLVGAGPAADAVRAALADAGADPVESDPERVGAVDFAAVVGEAGTARFATAARSAREGETPWLAVELGCVGGRVLSDVDAAVSGFAPATACWACLRTRVAANREGEDSAPSTDDPEVSATDARFAGALAGREAATLLSGGESTVLGGVVEVPHVERTLLPVPGCEICGREAGRDGSKNPQGDRALDPEYRDADLEDALTRAEQAVDERIGVVSSIGEAESFPTPYYLAQLADTTGFSDARAAEQAAGVSVDWNEALMKALGEALERYAAGVYRTAAFETGRPGEVDGAVAPAAFVRPDDWTGPAADDSLAWVEGRNLHADVPVRLPAEFVHFPPPEVRHKPSITTGLGLGSSTVEALLSGLYEVVERDATMLAWYSSFEPLALSVESDRFAALRSRARAEDLDVTALLVTQDVDVPVVAVAVHREGAWPRFAVGSDADLDPEAAATAALAEALQNWMELRSMGEADAAGADGAIGRYADFPESAREFVDAETAVPAGSVGPADPPAGAAELDAVLDRLADAGLSAYAARLTPRDVERLGFEAVRALVPEAQPLFTGDAFFGERAREVPGELGFEFRPDRDHHPYP is encoded by the coding sequence ATGAGCACACCCACAGTCGGACTCGTCGGCGCGGGGCCGGCGGCCGACGCCGTGCGAGCCGCGCTCGCCGACGCCGGGGCCGACCCCGTCGAGTCGGACCCCGAGCGCGTCGGGGCCGTCGACTTCGCCGCGGTCGTCGGCGAGGCGGGCACCGCCCGGTTCGCGACCGCCGCCCGGTCGGCCCGCGAGGGGGAGACGCCGTGGCTCGCTGTCGAACTCGGCTGCGTCGGCGGGCGCGTCCTGTCCGACGTCGACGCCGCCGTCTCGGGGTTCGCGCCGGCGACCGCCTGCTGGGCCTGCCTCCGAACGCGGGTCGCGGCGAACCGCGAGGGCGAAGATTCTGCGCCGTCGACCGATGACCCCGAAGTTTCCGCCACCGACGCCCGTTTCGCGGGCGCGCTCGCGGGGCGCGAGGCGGCGACCCTGCTCTCGGGCGGCGAGTCGACCGTCCTCGGCGGAGTCGTGGAGGTACCACACGTCGAGCGGACCCTGCTGCCGGTCCCCGGCTGCGAGATCTGCGGCCGGGAGGCGGGCCGAGACGGGAGCAAGAACCCCCAGGGCGACCGGGCGCTCGACCCCGAGTACCGCGATGCTGACCTGGAGGACGCGCTCACCCGCGCCGAGCAGGCCGTCGACGAGCGAATCGGCGTCGTCTCCTCGATCGGCGAGGCCGAGTCGTTCCCGACGCCGTACTACCTCGCCCAGTTGGCCGACACCACGGGGTTCAGCGACGCGCGGGCCGCCGAACAGGCCGCGGGCGTCTCGGTCGACTGGAACGAGGCGCTGATGAAGGCGCTCGGCGAGGCGCTCGAGCGCTACGCCGCGGGCGTCTACCGGACCGCCGCGTTCGAGACCGGCCGACCCGGTGAGGTCGACGGCGCGGTCGCCCCGGCGGCGTTCGTCCGGCCGGACGACTGGACCGGCCCCGCGGCGGACGACTCCCTCGCGTGGGTCGAGGGCCGAAATCTGCACGCCGACGTCCCCGTCCGGCTCCCGGCGGAGTTCGTCCACTTCCCGCCGCCCGAGGTCCGGCACAAGCCCTCCATCACGACCGGCCTGGGCCTCGGCAGTTCGACCGTCGAGGCGCTGCTGTCGGGGCTCTACGAGGTCGTCGAGCGCGACGCCACGATGCTGGCGTGGTACTCGTCGTTCGAGCCGTTGGCGCTGTCGGTCGAGAGCGACCGGTTCGCGGCGCTCCGGTCTCGCGCACGCGCGGAGGACCTCGACGTGACGGCCCTGCTGGTCACCCAGGACGTCGACGTGCCCGTGGTCGCGGTGGCCGTCCACCGCGAGGGCGCGTGGCCCCGGTTCGCGGTCGGCTCGGACGCCGACCTCGACCCCGAGGCGGCCGCGACGGCGGCGCTGGCCGAGGCGCTCCAGAACTGGATGGAGCTCCGGTCGATGGGCGAGGCCGACGCCGCGGGGGCGGACGGCGCCATCGGTCGGTACGCCGACTTCCCCGAGTCCGCCCGCGAGTTCGTCGACGCCGAGACCGCCGTTCCGGCCGGCAGCGTCGGCCCGGCCGACCCGCCGGCCGGCGCGGCCGAACTCGACGCGGTCCTCGACAGGCTCGCCGACGCCGGGCTGTCGGCGTACGCCGCCCGGCTCACGCCCCGCGACGTCGAGCGGCTGGGGTTCGAGGCGGTCCGCGCGCTGGTCCCCGAGGCCCAGCCGCTGTTCACCGGCGACGCCTTCTTCGGCGAGCGCGCCCGCGAGGTGCCGGGCGAGCTGGGCTTCGAGTTCCGACCCGACCGGGACCACCACCCGTATCCGTAA
- a CDS encoding Lrp/AsnC family transcriptional regulator, which yields MELDDTDRAILEALQEDARTPFSEIARRIDMSSATVHDRVNRMEDAGVIEGYHAKVDPKALDYGISAVVGLQVEQGQEQDTLGRLEDVPGVQEVHLTTGSWDVLMRVFAEDADKLRELMFEHIAQMDGFARSQTMVILGTPYETEQLPVDGGDA from the coding sequence ATGGAACTCGATGATACCGACCGCGCGATCCTCGAAGCGCTGCAGGAGGACGCGAGAACGCCGTTCAGCGAGATCGCGCGCCGCATCGACATGTCGAGCGCGACCGTCCACGACCGCGTCAACCGGATGGAGGACGCGGGCGTCATCGAGGGGTACCACGCGAAGGTCGACCCCAAGGCGCTGGACTACGGCATCTCGGCGGTCGTCGGCCTGCAGGTCGAACAGGGCCAGGAGCAGGACACCCTGGGCCGCCTCGAGGACGTCCCCGGGGTCCAGGAGGTCCACCTCACCACCGGGTCGTGGGACGTGCTGATGCGCGTCTTCGCGGAGGACGCCGACAAGCTCCGCGAGCTCATGTTCGAGCACATCGCCCAGATGGACGGGTTCGCCCGCTCGCAGACCATGGTCATCCTCGGCACGCCCTACGAGACCGAGCAGCTCCCGGTCGACGGCGGCGACGCCTGA
- a CDS encoding zf-TFIIB domain-containing protein has product MTSEFDLDCATCGTSLTRREVAGESLGLGVADALEVAECSNCGGRYFPETTLERLGT; this is encoded by the coding sequence GTGACCTCGGAGTTCGACCTCGACTGTGCGACCTGCGGGACGTCGCTGACGCGCCGGGAGGTGGCGGGCGAGTCGCTCGGTCTCGGCGTCGCCGACGCGCTCGAGGTGGCGGAGTGTTCGAACTGCGGCGGTCGGTACTTCCCCGAGACGACCCTGGAGCGGCTCGGTACGTAA
- a CDS encoding inositol monophosphatase family protein — MTDDAEDRLAAAERAASAGSRVAAESYGRGIDVETKSGKTDVVTEADRRTQRRVIEVLREEYPDDAVVGEEEDELKEVPDEGDAWVIDPIDGTNNYVRSIPVWTTSVAAVRDGEPVAAVNDCPALDTTFAAGPDGARRDGDPVSVSEKTDPETFAVAPTIWWGFDRRDEYAAVLAALVERFGDVRRYGSAQVTLGMVAAGSLEAAVSTVDPNPWDTVAGVHMVRRAGGTVTDLAGDRWRHDSESIVASNGEAHGELLAALRDAAEADPDPL, encoded by the coding sequence ATGACCGACGACGCCGAGGACCGCCTCGCGGCCGCCGAGCGCGCCGCGAGCGCGGGGAGCCGAGTCGCGGCCGAGAGCTACGGACGGGGAATCGACGTCGAGACGAAGTCCGGGAAGACCGACGTGGTGACCGAGGCCGACCGCCGGACCCAGCGCCGGGTCATCGAGGTGCTCCGCGAGGAGTACCCCGACGACGCCGTCGTCGGCGAGGAGGAGGACGAGCTCAAGGAAGTTCCCGACGAGGGCGACGCCTGGGTCATCGACCCCATCGACGGGACGAACAACTACGTCCGGTCGATACCGGTCTGGACCACCAGCGTCGCGGCGGTCAGGGACGGCGAACCGGTCGCGGCGGTCAACGACTGCCCCGCGCTCGACACGACGTTCGCGGCCGGCCCCGACGGCGCCCGGCGCGACGGCGACCCGGTGTCGGTCAGCGAGAAGACCGACCCGGAGACGTTCGCCGTGGCGCCGACCATCTGGTGGGGGTTCGACCGGCGCGACGAGTACGCCGCCGTGCTGGCGGCGCTGGTCGAGCGGTTCGGCGACGTCCGGCGGTACGGGTCGGCCCAGGTCACCCTCGGGATGGTCGCGGCCGGGTCGCTGGAGGCCGCGGTGTCGACCGTCGACCCGAACCCCTGGGACACCGTGGCCGGGGTCCACATGGTCCGGCGGGCCGGCGGCACCGTGACCGATCTGGCGGGCGACCGGTGGCGCCACGACTCCGAGAGCATCGTCGCCTCGAACGGCGAGGCCCACGGCGAACTCCTGGCCGCGCTCCGGGACGCCGCGGAGGCCGACCCCGACCCGCTGTAG
- a CDS encoding DUF63 family protein, protein MSTATEGMDNERLWGGTVLALLVALVGGALAFPERVYYGFVWHYFWGPVAADAKSAQCAAYADGSVEYLYDAAACTAAAEPVAYPGYTLVSEVGYALTMLLALVGVVFLLRRLGVGQDRGLFYALFPYMLFGGALRVVEDAFDGLSAAETTITFPWNTLIISPIIYFTMFAITLAALLASVWLRNAGTTDSYYRPLAGVGTALLATTVGYLTLLAFTTDNVAFHPQITVVVLVGATLVALLTWEAVERYAPAINRGTERMGFVVIWAHAVDGVANVVGIDWAKELGLPADLVPKHPVNRALINVGEQFPQPVIDLVGTAWPFLVVKIVAAVLVVWVFDERIFEESPRYAILLLVAIVAVGLGPGTRDMIRATFGV, encoded by the coding sequence ATGAGCACCGCAACCGAGGGTATGGACAACGAGCGCCTCTGGGGCGGGACGGTCCTCGCGCTGCTGGTCGCGCTCGTCGGCGGCGCGCTGGCCTTCCCCGAGCGCGTCTACTACGGGTTCGTCTGGCACTACTTCTGGGGCCCGGTCGCCGCCGACGCCAAGAGCGCCCAGTGCGCGGCCTACGCCGACGGGTCGGTGGAGTACCTCTACGACGCCGCGGCGTGCACCGCGGCGGCCGAACCGGTGGCCTACCCCGGCTACACCCTGGTCTCGGAGGTGGGCTACGCGCTCACGATGCTGCTCGCGCTGGTCGGCGTCGTCTTCCTGCTCCGGCGACTCGGCGTCGGGCAGGACCGGGGCCTCTTCTACGCGCTGTTCCCGTACATGCTGTTCGGCGGGGCACTGCGCGTGGTCGAGGACGCCTTCGACGGGCTCTCGGCGGCCGAGACGACCATCACGTTCCCGTGGAACACTCTCATCATCAGCCCGATCATCTACTTCACGATGTTCGCCATCACGCTGGCGGCGCTGCTGGCGAGCGTCTGGCTCCGGAACGCGGGCACCACCGACAGCTACTACCGCCCGCTGGCGGGCGTCGGGACCGCGCTGCTCGCGACTACGGTCGGCTACCTGACCCTGCTGGCGTTCACCACCGACAACGTCGCCTTCCACCCCCAGATCACGGTCGTCGTGCTCGTCGGCGCGACGCTGGTGGCCCTGCTGACCTGGGAGGCCGTCGAGCGCTACGCACCCGCGATCAACCGCGGCACCGAGCGGATGGGGTTCGTCGTCATCTGGGCCCACGCGGTCGACGGCGTGGCCAACGTCGTCGGTATCGACTGGGCGAAGGAGCTCGGCCTGCCGGCCGACCTCGTCCCCAAACACCCGGTCAACCGCGCGCTCATCAACGTCGGCGAGCAGTTCCCTCAGCCGGTCATCGACCTCGTCGGCACCGCGTGGCCGTTCCTCGTCGTGAAGATCGTCGCCGCGGTGCTGGTCGTCTGGGTGTTCGACGAACGGATATTCGAGGAGAGCCCGCGATACGCCATCCTGTTGCTCGTGGCCATCGTCGCGGTGGGGCTCGGCCCCGGCACGCGAGACATGATCCGGGCGACGTTCGGCGTCTGA
- a CDS encoding DUF2332 domain-containing protein, whose amino-acid sequence MDRADLPAHFEWFADWCVGTSPLYERLGRGVAADSDLLALAAETPEGRSPAHLLFAAVHSRLLAGRDDPLADYYPTVVDDPLDPADGDPVAAFRRFCLANADEIRNVLATRRTQTNSVRRCAALLPAFETVSRRASRGRSGGESREPLALVEVGPSAGLNLLWDHYAYDYGSAGRYGDAGLPVRIESAVRAGDPPLPGAFPPVASRVGVDVNPLDATDEADARWLRALVWPEHAERHRTLRNALGVAREDPPDLRTGDALERLPAVVAEIPDHRPVCVFDTQVRYQLGDDERERFDALLADLGTDRELYWVSGDAAADEYDQAIDLTLTTVDDGLRTERLGVYQQHGEWIAWDR is encoded by the coding sequence ATGGACCGCGCCGACCTCCCCGCCCACTTCGAGTGGTTCGCCGACTGGTGCGTCGGGACCTCCCCGCTGTACGAGCGTCTCGGCCGCGGCGTCGCCGCCGACTCCGACCTGCTCGCGCTCGCCGCCGAGACGCCGGAGGGCCGGTCGCCGGCCCACCTCCTGTTCGCGGCGGTCCACTCCCGCCTGCTCGCGGGCCGCGACGACCCGCTGGCCGACTACTACCCCACCGTCGTCGACGACCCGCTGGACCCGGCAGACGGCGACCCGGTCGCGGCGTTCCGGAGGTTCTGCCTGGCGAACGCCGACGAGATTCGGAACGTGCTGGCGACCCGCCGGACCCAGACCAACAGCGTCCGGCGGTGCGCCGCGCTCCTCCCGGCGTTCGAGACGGTCTCGCGACGCGCGAGTCGCGGGCGGTCCGGCGGCGAGTCGCGCGAACCGCTCGCGCTGGTGGAGGTCGGCCCGAGCGCCGGCCTCAACCTGCTCTGGGACCACTACGCCTACGACTACGGGTCGGCGGGCCGGTACGGCGACGCCGGCTTGCCGGTCCGCATCGAGTCGGCGGTCAGGGCGGGCGACCCGCCCCTGCCCGGGGCGTTCCCGCCGGTCGCCTCCCGTGTCGGCGTCGACGTCAACCCCCTCGACGCGACCGACGAGGCCGACGCCCGGTGGTTACGGGCGCTGGTCTGGCCCGAGCACGCCGAGCGCCACCGGACGCTCCGGAACGCCCTGGGCGTCGCCCGCGAGGACCCGCCGGACCTCCGAACTGGCGACGCGCTCGAGCGCTTGCCCGCGGTCGTGGCCGAGATCCCGGACCACCGGCCGGTCTGCGTGTTCGACACCCAGGTCCGGTACCAGCTCGGCGACGACGAGCGCGAGCGGTTCGACGCCCTCCTCGCGGACCTTGGGACAGACCGCGAGCTCTACTGGGTGTCGGGCGACGCCGCGGCCGACGAGTACGACCAGGCCATCGACCTCACCCTGACGACGGTCGACGACGGACTGCGGACCGAGCGTCTGGGAGTCTACCAGCAGCACGGCGAGTGGATCGCCTGGGATCGATAA